ATACGGTGGTCGGGATTAATTTGCCAAGCTGCACCAAGTACATAGCCCCATGAAGAATCGGTGCCTTCTACATACTTGAGGTAATCGCCTTTGTTGACATTGATACCACCTGGAAGAGGGGTAGAGAATGGGGCTGTCGCACCAATTTTGCCTTCACCAGTAACATAGCGAACGCCACCACCAACGCTAATTGCGTCATTGATTTGATAGCCAAGGCTAGCAACGGCTTCAACGGTCATGATCTTCGCTTCATTACCATACTGAGTTGCTTTGAAATCACTACCGAGGTTGGTTTCCATGCCATAGTTGGAGCCAAGCGCTAAACCAGCAAACCACTTATCGTTGATCTGATGTGATACGTATAGATTCGGTACTGGCGCGCTGTTAGCGATGTCTTTCGCTTCAGTGTAACCAAGCGTGCTAGAAGTACCTTTAACGTCAATATTCGGCTCAACATAAAGCACACCACCAGAAATCTGTGTACCTTCCAAATAAGTTAGCATCGCAGGGTTACGCCACTGTGCACCCGCGTTATCAGCCATTGCTGCTTCACCAGCGTACGCACGACCTAGGCCCGTCGCTGAATATTCAGCAAGTTGAAAGCCTGCTGCAGACGCTTGTGCAGACGCTAAGGTGCCCATTACCACTGCAATTGCAAGGGGAGTGTATTTTGAATTTATCATTATTGTTCGCTCAAATTATTTGCGTTTAGAGCGAAGATTCTATTTTTAGAGTAAAGACTTTAAAACTAATTTGTGACAAAAAGTGTATTTTTGAAATTATATATGGGCAGAGTTCATTTGATGGGTGAATGTGCTGGTTGTTATCAGGATGTTGTGAAAACTCAGCGTACAGATGTAAAGGTTTGGAAGGGTAAGGTTGGACCAGTAGGTGTTAAGAAGACAACAAAAAGGGTCGATAAATCGACCCTTAAATGATATTGACGAGCTAGCTTAGAAGCTGTAGCTGTATTGGATACCAGCTAGGATAGCGTTAGCACGTGTTGTTGCAGTTAGATCTGGCGCTAGTGGGTTTACTTCCGTAACCGATACGTCCTGACCCATTAGGTAAGTGAAGCCAAGGTCAACAGTGTGATGTTTCTTGAAGTGATAACCTGCACCAAATGAGAACCAATGACGATCAGAGTCTGGTACAGAGATTGACGTTAGCTGATCTTGTGCAGCAGTGTCATACATATAACCTGCACGCAGCGTCCAAGCATCGTTTAAGTAGTATGTACCACCCAGTGCAACATGGTAACCATCTTTCCAGTTGTATTCTTTAATTAGAGTGTTGTCATTAGTTTCGATCTTGTCGAAAACGCTCCAACCAATCCATTGAAGACTATAGTGTACAGCGAACTTTGTGTCTTCAAGTTTGTGGTAACCAGAGAATTCAACCATACTCGGGAGCGGAAGTGTCACATGGTCGTACGTATTTTGTGACGAAATAGGCGTTCCACCAATTGAAATATTTGGTCCAAATTTGACAGTGCCGCTAGCCTCTACCGCTGGACTGTAGTGGTATGCCAAACCAAATCGGTTATTTTCGTTTAGTTCGAATACCGTACCAAGGTTAAAGCCATAGCCAATGCCAGAAGCATCAATATCAACTACTGCTTGTTGACCAATAGGATCAACCGGAGCACCTGGAGATGGTGTGCCTGGAGAAGTTTCTCGTTTTAGTTTACCAGAGCCGTCAACGATATCTAAACCACCACCAACGCTCCATTGCTCGTTGATTCTATAAGCAACATTAAGGGTATAGTTGATACTCGAGATTTCAGTGGTACCGCCATAAACTTTAGCTAAGTTGTTATTACCGAAAGAATCATCAAAATTGTTTGTGGTGCCAAAGTTAGAGTAGATACCTGCACCCAATGCCCATTTGTCATTTAGACGGTGGATGTAGTAAATGTTCGGAACAGGTGAGTTAGCAGAGTTGTTAGCGTTTGCTTCTTGCACACCGTATGGAGGAGAACCAGCACCACCGATGTCTTTGATGTCGATGCTTGAGCTGATTACATTTACACCACCAGAAAATTGGTGAGTGTCGAACAGTGTCATCGCTGCCGCGTTACGTGCCATTACAGATGCGTTATCTGCAATAACTGCGTCACCCGCAAATGCACGACCTAGGCCTGTTGCTGATTGAGAGTTGAGCTGGAAACCGGCTGCTGTTGCTTGAGTGGAGGCTAATGTGAGTGACGAAACTGCCACTGCTAATAGTGTTTTTTTATACAGACGCGAAGTAGTCATTTAGTATACATCCTTTTTTTGTCATCGCCTCTTATGGGCGTTAATTGGTTAAAATTGAGTTAAAGCTCAATTTTGGGGCTGATCCTAATCGCTAGTATAGACATTAGAAATCAGACCAGTAATCAAAATGACGCAAAAAGTATATAAATGCCGACTAACTGACAGTAAAAGCATCGATTATGCGTATATTTAGAGTGGTTACTCTAAAAAGTGCTTCAGGAAACAAAAAAGGGTCAACTCGACGGAGTTGACCCTTTTATAATAGGTTTTTATGCAGGATTAAGGATCTTATTAATCTTTTCGCCGATCTTATCTAGGTTTTCACCTTCTTCACCTACTAGAACAAAGCTCGCATCTCCCATTGGCTTAACCATGCCTGACATTCCATCCTTGTCGAAGTTCTCTACTTGCTCGGTTGGAATTCTTGTCAAAAACATAGTGACTTTGCCCTTCTCGCCTTCAAACACGATGTGCATCGCATTTGAATCACCAAATCCACAGTGATTAATGTAGAAAACGTGGTACGGAAAATTTTGCCCTAACTGGTAAGCAAACGGCAATAGCTTGGCATTGATTTGGTCTTTAGACGGATTTTCATCCAAAGATTCAATAAAGCTTTTCTCAGCGTTGAAATGCTCCATGGCCATCTCTGGGAGTGATGCTTGTGCGTCAGACACAACAACATTACCCCAGTTAACCTGACCAACAAGCAAACCAAACGCAAACGCCACAGAGGCAGCCAATGATAATGCTCTTTTACTAAAGCTTACCTTGACTACATTATTCTCAGGCGGCTGGTTGAACAAAATACGATCGGCAAGATCATCAGGCACGTCAACTTTCATTGCCTGTTCGATACGCGCATCTAACCCCAGAATTTCTTCTAAGTATTTAGCGTTAGCCTCACTGTTTTTGGTCGCCTCCAACAGCTCAGGATCTCTTGCCTTAGGATCGGACATAACGCGACGACGGAATTCTAACTCATCCATTTTGTTGCCCCCTATGTGCATCCTCAGACTCAAGCATCTCTTTAAGCTGGTTTCGAGCTCTAAATAATCGAGTCATAACAGTATTCTTGTTTAAGTCGAGTATATTACCGATCTCTTCACCACTAAATCCACCTACGACTTGTAAGAAAAGTGGTTCTCGATACTCGACATCGAGTTTCATAATTTGTGCTTGAAGCCATTCCTGTTGGTGGTGCGGATCATCAGAAACCTTGGCATCATTGCCGTAGTCATCGATATCCACCAGATCAAACTGCTTGCGCTCAAAGCGTCTTGCGTTTTCTCTGCGAAGGATAGTGATGAGCCACGACTTCGCTGCCTTTTCGTCTTGCAGGCTGTCTAACGACTTCCATGCACGAAGGCAAGTTTCTTGAACTAAATCCTCAGCCACTGGCTTGTCTTTACACAGCCAATAGGCGTACCGATATAGGTCGCGATGATAAGCACGTACCAGTGCTTCGTACTTTCTTTGTTTGTCCATATCCGAGTTGACCGGACGTTTGGAGAATTTATTTCCAAAATTTTTAATTAATGACACAGGAGCCCCCGTTTTCGCTCTGTGAACTCTATTTTTTGTTCCGCGGTGTCAGTAAAGTCACACAAAATTGATCTAGTTCAAAATTCCGACCTGTGGAGAAGTTATATTAGACCCTGTCATCTCGTTGGTCTTTCGGGACTAACATGTTGAGCAAGATGACACTTCCTTTTGAAGGCTGACTTTACTTTCTCCTAATCAGGAAACTGATTATTTTCAATTGGCGCAAGTTAATTGCTTTAGAGATTCCAACCACACAATTATCTGTGTGGTTTTTTTTTGTCTGAAATCCTACCGATATCTTCTTGTTTTCTCACACCATATTGTTGCCGACTTTACGCAAATCTCATATTCCATTTTGGTCGACCCTATCACGTTATTCAATAAAACCACCAATATTTATCAAACGGTTGTTTTAAATCATTAACAATCTCGTTACAATGCGCGTGGTCAGACCTCTTTAGGAAGGAGAAACTATGAGCAGTAAGGAAGTGGGGAAAATCGATCTCACCACTCGAAACGGTGAGCGAATTGCTGTTGTGGCGGGGCTTCGTACCCCTTTTGCCCGTCAAAGTACCGAGTTTAGTCAAGTACCAGCAGTAGATTTAGGAAAAATGGTTGTAGCCGAAATGATGGCACGCACCGACATCGATCCTAAGTTGATCGACCAAGTGGTATTTGGTCAGGTAGTGCAGATGCCTGAAGCGCCAAACATTGCTCGTGAAATCGTGCTTGGAACAGGTATGAACATCCATACTGATGCGTACAGTGTGACGCGCGCTTGTGCTACCAGCTTCCAAGCTGCGGCTAATGTGTGCGAAAGCATTATGGCTGGCACTATCGATGCGGGTATCGCTGGTGGTGCAGACTCTTCTTCAGTACTGCCTATTGGCGTCTCTAAAAAACTTGCTGCGAACCTACTTGCGCTAAGTAAAACAAAAACCGTAGGTCAAAAGCTCAACATTCTTAAAAAGTTATCGTTTAAAGATTTAATGCCAGTACCGCCAGCGGTGGCTGAGTATTCAACGGGACTGTCTATGGGACAGACCGCTGAGCAGATGGCGAAGTCTCACGGTATCAGCCGCTTAGAACAAGACGAACTGGCGCACCGCTCACACACTCTTGCGTCTCAAGCGTGGAAGGAAGGTAAAGTGCGTGACGAGGTAATGTCGGCATTTCCTGAGCCATATAAAAAGAGCTTGGATGAAGACAACAACATCCGCCATGACTCAGAACTCTCAAGCTATAGCAAGTTACGTCCAGCGTTCGATAGACAATACGGCAGTGTGACTGCTGCCAACAGTACGCCACTTACCGATGGTGCTGCTGCGATTATGCTTATGCGAGAAGGCCGCGCAAAAGAGTTGGGACTAGAAATCAAAGGCTACATCCGCTCGTACGCATTTTCAGCAATTGGTGTGCGTGAAGACATGCTGATGGGACCTTCTTATGCGACGCCGATGGCATTGGATCGCGCAGGTATCTCTCTATCCGATTTGACTCTGATTGATATGCACGAGGCGTTCGCCGCTCAAGCGCTGTCGAATGTGAAGATGTTTGCGAGTGAGAAATTCGCGAAAGAAAAACTGGGTCGCTCGCAAGCTATCGGCGAAATCGACATGGACAAGTTCAACGTGTTAGGTGGCTCGCTTGCCTACGGTCACCCATTTGCCGCAACAGGCGCGCGAATGATTACACAAACGTTGAATGAGCTGAAACGACGTGGCGGTGGGCTAGCCCTTAACACGGCATGTGCAGCAGGTGGTCTGGGTGCAGCAATGGTTCTGGAGGTAGAATAATGAGTGAACAAAAAGCCTTTCATCTTTCGGTTGATGAACAGAACATCGCATGGCTTGGTATTGATGTACCCGGCGAGAAAATGAATACCCTGCAAGCGGCCTTTGCAGAAGAAATGTCGCAGCTGTTTGCTGAACTAGAAGAGAAAAAATCCGACCTTAAAGGGTTAATCGTTCATTCTCTTAAGCCTGATAATTTTATTGCTGGCGCAGACGTGAGAATGTTAGATGCGTGTACTTCAGCAGAAGAGGCGCAAGCACTAGCAGCCAAAGGCCAAGAGATGTTCCAGCAGCTCTCAGATTTGCCTTTCCCTGTGGTTTCTGCGATTCACGGCCCTTGTTTAGGCGGCGGTCTAGAGCTCGCGCTAGCATGTGATTACCGTGTATGTAGTGATGCGGACATTACTAAACTAGGTCTGCCAGAAGTTCAGCTTGGTTTGCTGCCAGGCTCTGGTGGTACTCAGCGCTTGCCTAGATTGATTGGTTTGCTGCCATCACTGGATCTTATCTTAACCGGCAAACAGCTTCGCGCTAAAAAAGCCAAGAAGCTAGGTGTGGTTGATGCCAGTGTTCCTAAGACGATCCTACTTGACGTAGCGAAGCAGTTTTTGGAAAAAGGCAAAAAGCGCAAAGCTAAGAAGCTAACCAAAAAAGAAGTACTTATGTCAGGTACTGGTTTGGGGCGAAAAGTTATTTTTGACCAAGCAGCGAAAAAGACCAACGAGAAGACTCGTGGCAACTATCCGGCTGCCGATGCCATTCTAGATGTGATTCGCTTTGGTCTTGAAAAGGGCATGACAAAAGGTCTTGAGAATGAAGCCAAGCGCTTTGGTGAGCTTGTCATGACCTCAGAGTCTAAAGCTCTGCGCTCTATCTTCTTCGCTACCACAGAGATGAAGAAAGAGTTCGGTAGTGATGCTCCGCCAAACAGTGTGAGTAATGCGGTCGTGCTTGGTGGTGGCTTAATGGGAGCGGGTATTACTCACGTTACTGTGAGCAAAGCGAAAGTCCCAGTGCGCATTAAAGATGTTTCTAATGACGGTATCGTCAACGCGCTCGGTTACAACTTCAAATTGCTAGAGAAGAAGCGCAAGCGCCGCATCATCTCTAAGGCAGATTTGCAGGCTCAGATGCTTCAGATGGCAGGTGGTACTGACTTTACTGGCTTCAATAAAGCGGACGTGGTGGTCGAAGCGGTATTTGAAGATTTAGGTCTCAAGCAGCAAATGGTCAACGATGTGGAGACACACGCTAAGCCAACGACCATTTTTGCCACTAACACATCATCGATCCCAATCGCTCAAATCGCCGAAAAAGCAGAGCGACCAGAAAATGTCGTCGGCCTGCACTACTTTAGCCCTGCGGACAAGATGCCACTCGTTGAGGTCATTCCACACGAGACGACGTCCGAAGAGACCATCGCGACTATGGTGCAGTTTGCCAGAAAGCAGGGTAAGACGCCGATTGTGGTAAAAGACCAGGCTGGTTTCTACGTAAACCGTATTCTTGCACCTTACATGAATGAGTCAGCGAATGTGCTGTTGGCTAACGAGCCGATTGAGTCACTGGACAGAGCCTTGCTTGATTTCGGATTCCCGGTCGGTCCAATCACACTACTCGATGAAGTCGGTGTCGATATCGGCGCGAAGATCATGCCTATCTTGGTCAACGAGCTCGGTGAGCGATTCCAAGGTCCTGACGTGTTCGACAAGCTTCTCAACGATGGTCGTAAAGGCCGTAAGTCGGGTAAAGGTTTCTACACCTACAAGGGTAAGAAGAAGACGGTTGATAGCTCAGTCTATAGCGTGCTAGGTCTAAAACCTGAAGTCTCAATGGCAGAAAAAGAGATTGCGATTCGCTGCGTATTACCAATGCTCAACGAAGCGGTTCGCTGTTTGGATGAAGGTATTATTCGCAGTCCGAGAGACGGTGACATTGGTGCGATCTTCGGTATCGGCTTCCCACCTTTCCTAGGTGGACCATTCCGTTACATGGACTCATTGGGCATCAAGAAAGTCGTTGAGTTAATGAATGAACACGCTCAGAAATATGGTGACCGATTCGCACCATGTGACGGACTGGTTACTCGAGCGGGCCTGGACGAAAGCTTCTACAAGTAACTTATAATAAATTTAGGGTCTACAAACATTCACCCCCTCGAAAGAGGGGGTGTTTTTTATCCTAGGTCAGTATCTTTTGGTCGGAGCTGAAATTCTTCGATAGAGCCAATCTCGCGTCCTAGTTCAAGCTTAGCGGCATCCACATGCGCTTTACCTTGGCTGTGCATAATGAGTCGGTTTGCCGTGCGAGGTTTAAGCTCGTTGACAACGAAGCGAATCATATCGGCACGAGTTAGTGATTTGAGCTCTTCAAGCACTTTCTCACGTTGGCTAAAGCTGGTGTCTTTATTGCCTATTGCTACCCATAAGCGTTGAGCTCGCCCTCGCAGCGTCGTATCAGGGGTGGAGATTTGGTTCCACAGCCCTTTTTTGCTGCTGTGCCATTGATAGTCGTTGAGTTCAAGCAAGACCATATACACCGCATTTAAAAATTCATCTATGGAGCGAATCAAATCGGCAGGTGCCGCTTTCGGTGATTGCACATAGAGCACTATGCCCGGGTGACGATTGAGCGGCATGTTGCCCGTCCCAACCATGTAACCGAGTTGCTGTTTAGTGCGGATCTCGTGGAAGAAGGTCGCTGACATCAAATGGTTGGCGAGTGAATACAAGGCGATACTTCTCGGGTTGATGTCTTCACACTGGTAGTAAACCACAATCGCCGAATCGTCTTGGTCGCAATCCACTTCTTTCTGGAAACTGCCGCTGCGCCCAAGCATCACGAGAGGTCTTAGACTCTCTTCGTATTTTTGATTGTGAATACGAAGGGCATCTTTAAGCGTAGTGGCGATATCATGCGCACCTTGTTTGTGCCAATCTCCATAGACAAACATATCTATGTGTAGCTCGGACAAAATCGCCTGTACGAAACTGGGCAGCTCGTCGACCGATATGGTTTCTAGTGCATCAAGCAACACAGGGTTTGGTGGATTATTAGGCTGCAGAATGCCCGTCATCGCGTTAAAGAGCTGAGAAATCGGACGATCTTTTGTTGAGTTTCGCCAGCCTCTCATCATCTGAGCTTTGATGCTTTCGAAGCGCGCAGGGTTAAATTCACGCGTAGCAAAGCGTTTGAGAATCATCTCAAGCAATTGAGGCTGCTTCTTACTAAATCCAGAGATAGATAGGGTAACCCCACCTTGGTGGGCGTACATATCGTAGCTTAGACCCGCAACTTCAGCCGGATAGGTCTCTTCTGACAATGAGTCGAGGAACATCTCAACACACAAGCGAGTCATAACGATATTACGAGGCGAAGCAACGGAATGTGGGCTGTCGATAGCGATAAACACAACGCCTTTTGGTACCTTGAACTGGCTATCTTGAAGGTGCCATAGCCTAAATCCATCGAGGTCTTCGATAAGCTGCGGATGCTCTTCACTGCCCTCTAAAGGATAGGTCGACAAGTCGTAGTTGATGAATGGGTTTTTCTCGGGCAGCTCAAAAGGTAGTTCGCCGTTATCGGGCTGCTGGTTGAAAAACGCAATCTCTTGCTCGGTAAACTTAGTGACGGAGTAAGGAGTAAAGTACCAGTCCGCCTCACGATCATACGCTTGATCTTTCGCCACCAGGGTAACTTTTAGATTGTCAGTGCTAAAGAAACTGCCGTACTCGGCAAGCATGGCTTCATCGAAGCCTGCCATTTTGTAGTCGCCATAGATGACATCATCCGCTTCATAGTGCTGCATGTTCATCACTAAGTGACTAACCATCTCGAGTTGTCTTGCTGGCTCTTGGAACTGGAAGGCGGATTCCATCACTGCTCGTTTCTCAAGATAACGCCACTCCTGCATTCCATGAGTTTTAATGAGCTCTATGTACTGAAATACTGACTGAATCATTTCATCAACATGTTCAAGCCCAACAGGCGTTAGAGTCATGCTGATACTGAATTCGCGGTAGTTACTGCCAGACGCCCCGCCACCTGCCGATAGGGATGTAATCCAGCCAAGCTCTTTGAGGTAGAGCATTAAGCTTCCTTTGCCTTCATAACCGAGCAGGTTGGCAAAATAAGAGAGCGGCTTTTGATGGTAATGCTGATGCGTTGCCGGGAAAGGGAACGACAAGATAAGCTTACGGATCTCTTTCACAGGCTCAACACGCACCATGACTTTGGTATGTTCTTCGGTGACAAACGGGACGTCGACCGACTTAGTAATGCGTTGATTGTTAGTGATGTCGGAGAATTTCTCCTGAGCCCACTGTTCCAGCTCATCTAGCTCATGCGGTCCGATCATAGCCAATGTCATAATATCGGCTGAATACTGATCGCGGTGAAAGGCGAGGATCTCGTCGCGAATGGTTTTACCATTACGGTCAGCGAGGGTTTCTACATTACCTACCGAGAACTTAGAAAAAGGGTGCGCAGGATTGATGGTCTCTTTTTGTACTTGATAGAGTCTGCGACCATCTTCATTTAGCTTGAGTTTGTACTCGGAGTCTACGGCTTGGCGCTCTTTGTCTAGTGCTTCTTCATTAAACAGGGGCGCAGTGAAAAACTGACTGAAACGATCGAGCCCTTTTTCAAACGCATTCGGGTAGATGTCAAAGAAATAGCAGGTGTGCTCGGTACCTGTCCAAGCGTTATTGCTGCCACCATGTTGGCTGATAAAAGACTGAAACTCGCCAACTTTTGGGTATTTTTCTGTGCCCAAAAACAACATGTGTTCTAGGTAATGCGCAAGACCTTCTCGATCAGAGGGATCGTCGAAATGGCCAACGTTAACGGCGAGCGCAGCCGCGGATTTTTGGGCTTGCTCATCTTGAATGAGCAGCACGCGTAACTCATTGTTTAGCGTGAGGTAGCGATATGAGCGATTATCATTTGGACTTATATGCACGTATCTTCTCCAGAATAAGCGATGGCTTGTCCAGATTAAGCGATGGTTTGGACTGCTTAACCAAGCGTCTGGCTACTAAGGCGATGTCTCACTATTGGTACTAACAGAATGCACCAATACTTAATTACAATCATTCAATAAGAGACTGGCAAACTAAGTTACAAACTTTTTTAGTGTGACATTGTAAATTGTTAAGAAAGTCGAAGCCTTTAGCAAGTGAATTGATATAATTAATTTTTTTAAATAAGTATATACCCTAGTTAATAATTAAGGCAGGTAACCTTTTGAGGTAATTTGCGTATAAACAATAGGGTCGTAACGCTAGAGATGGCGGCTCAGAAATGCCATCGTACAGGCGGGTATTCATATGAAAGTGTTTATAATGCGTCACGGGGAAGCGGTTCATTACGCTCCAACAGACGAACAACGAGCATTAACGTCTCACGGCAAAGAGAACTCAGTCGTGGTCGCGAGAGCTTGCAAACAGCAAGGCTATGGTCGTTTTGATAAAGTATTAGTTAGCCCTTACCTACGCGCTCAACAAACGTGGGCTGCCATTAGCAGTGAGTTTAGCAGTGATGATGTGGTCACATCCGATGACATAACGCCGTACGGACAAGCAGAAGACGTGGTGGAGTTTGTCTCTGCAATCGCTGAGGTTGAAAACCTAGAATCTATCTTACTTGTCTCTCACTTACCTTTGGTCGGCTATTTGACAGCTGAGTTTGTGGGTGACATCAGTGCGCCAATGTTCCCGACGTCGGGTATGGTCTGCATCGAATATGATGTGGAAAGAAGACAAGGCGAAGTGCTTTGGCACATTCACCCATAATCTGATTTCTCTGCGTAGCTTGGTGTGCTCAGAGCGTTAAATAAGGCGACGTCCGATCTAGTGGTGTCGCCCCATATGCTGATTATTTCTCGGGAATGGATAGCAATACTAAGAGAGCACCATCGCCACCGAATTCTAGCGGAGCTTGGTGAAACGCCATCACGTCTGGGTGCTGCGCTAGCCAAAGCGGCGCTTTCTGCTTAAGTATGTGCTTGCCGATGCCGTGCATGACGCAGGCACAGTGAATGTTTTCCTTTACGCAGTGCGCGATCATCGCGCCTAGTTCACGCTTCGCTTCTTGCTGCGTCATCCCGTGCATATCTAAAAACACGTCCGGTACATACACACCACGGCGCAAGCGCTTCACTTCATAAGTCGACACGTCATCGCGAGCGTAGCGCGTTGGCCCCTCGTCGCTTAGATGCGGAACAAACTCGTCCGAGAAGTAAAACTCTGCATCTTTGGCTTCTCGGTTGGTTCTTTTCTGTTCTTTTTGTTTCTTATTTCTGTTTGGCTGCTGGACTATGGTATCCTGTTGCAACTTTTTTACGCCTTGTACTGCATCCCTAAATAGGGCGAAATCGTCATCAGCGTTGGTGTCTTTTTTGCTCATAGACTGGGACAACTCAATAAACATCTAGATTGGCAGTATTGTAGCGCTTTTTGGAGGCAATTTTGGATAAGATTTTTGTGGAAGAAGCCGTTTCTGAGCTTCACACACTTCAAGACTTGATTCGTTGGACCGTTAGTCGATTCAATGCAGCAGGTCTTTTTTACGGCCACGGCACTGATAATGCTTGGGATGAAGCGGTTCAGCTCATCCTGCCAACGCTGTACTTACCGATTGACGTGCCACCACATGTTTTAAACTCGCGCTTGACCAGCAGCGAGCGTTTGCGTGTTGTTGAGCGTGTAATTAAACGTATCAACGACCGCACCCCAACAGCTTACTTAACTAACAAAGCATGGTTCTGCGGTCTTGAGTTCTTTGTTGATGAGCGCGTGTTGGTGCCACGCTCACCAATCGGAGAGCTTATTGAAGCTCAGTTCCAACCTTGGTTGGCAGAAGAGCCAGTGCGCATCATGGACCTATGTACGGGCAGTGGCTGTATTGCGATTGCTTGCGCGCATGCCTTCCCAGACGCTGAAGTTGATGCGATTGACATTTCAACAGATGCCCTAGAAGTTGCTGAGCAGAACGTTCAAGACCACGGTCTAGAGCAGCAAGTGTTCCCTATTCGCTCTGATCTCTTCCGCGATCTGCCGAAAGAGAAATACAACCTGATTGTTTCTAATCCACCTTACGTGGACGAAGAAGACATGAACTCACTCCCAGAAGAGTTCACGCACGAGCCAGAATTGGGTCTTGCAGCAGGTACTGATGGTCTTAAGCTGGTACGTCGTATCCTCTCTAACGCTCCTGACTATCTAACAGATGACGGTATTCTTATCTGTGAAGTGGGTAACTCGATGGTGCATATGATGGAACAGTATCCGCATATCCCATTCACTTGGATTGAGTTCGCAAACGGCGGTCACGGTGTGTTTATGTTGACCCGTGAACAGCTTGTTGAGCATGCAGAAGAGTTTTCGATTTACAAAGACTAATTCTGAGATGACTCTGAGATTGAAAAATGCTGCAATGAGAATTGCAGCGTTTTTTTGTTTGGGGGTTTACATCGCCTGCCTTTGTCGTCACTATGAATCCACGAAGAATAGACAAGCAAAGGACAAGCGCTCACATCCAATCTTTGCTTCACTTAGCATAATTTGTTGAGAGATTCGCAATAAACATCGCGCTTGTTCGGACAGACAGAGGAAGTAATGGCAGGAAATAGCATCGGACAACATTTTCGTGTAACCACATTTGGTGAGAGTCACGGCATCGCACTAGGTTGTGTGGTGGACGGTTGCCCTCCTGGGTTGGAAATCACGGAAGCCGATATGCAAGTTGACTTAGATCGTCGTCGTCCAGGTACATCGAAATACACGACTCAGCGACGTGAACCAGATGAAGTGAAGATTCTTTCTGGTGTGTTTGAAGGACAAACGACAGGTACATCCATTGGCCTGTTGATTGAGAACACAGACCAACGTTCAAAAGACTACTCAGAGATCAAAGATAAGTTCCGCCCAGGTCATGCGGATTACACCTACCATCAGAAGTATGGTGTTCGTGACTATCGTGGGGGCGGCCGTTCATCGGCACGCGAAACGGCGATGCGTGTTGCTGCAGGTGCGATTGCTAAGAAGTACCTTAAGCAAGAGTTCGGTGTTGAAATCC
This window of the Vibrio maritimus genome carries:
- the fadJ gene encoding fatty acid oxidation complex subunit alpha FadJ, coding for MSEQKAFHLSVDEQNIAWLGIDVPGEKMNTLQAAFAEEMSQLFAELEEKKSDLKGLIVHSLKPDNFIAGADVRMLDACTSAEEAQALAAKGQEMFQQLSDLPFPVVSAIHGPCLGGGLELALACDYRVCSDADITKLGLPEVQLGLLPGSGGTQRLPRLIGLLPSLDLILTGKQLRAKKAKKLGVVDASVPKTILLDVAKQFLEKGKKRKAKKLTKKEVLMSGTGLGRKVIFDQAAKKTNEKTRGNYPAADAILDVIRFGLEKGMTKGLENEAKRFGELVMTSESKALRSIFFATTEMKKEFGSDAPPNSVSNAVVLGGGLMGAGITHVTVSKAKVPVRIKDVSNDGIVNALGYNFKLLEKKRKRRIISKADLQAQMLQMAGGTDFTGFNKADVVVEAVFEDLGLKQQMVNDVETHAKPTTIFATNTSSIPIAQIAEKAERPENVVGLHYFSPADKMPLVEVIPHETTSEETIATMVQFARKQGKTPIVVKDQAGFYVNRILAPYMNESANVLLANEPIESLDRALLDFGFPVGPITLLDEVGVDIGAKIMPILVNELGERFQGPDVFDKLLNDGRKGRKSGKGFYTYKGKKKTVDSSVYSVLGLKPEVSMAEKEIAIRCVLPMLNEAVRCLDEGIIRSPRDGDIGAIFGIGFPPFLGGPFRYMDSLGIKKVVELMNEHAQKYGDRFAPCDGLVTRAGLDESFYK
- a CDS encoding insulinase family protein, whose protein sequence is MHISPNDNRSYRYLTLNNELRVLLIQDEQAQKSAAALAVNVGHFDDPSDREGLAHYLEHMLFLGTEKYPKVGEFQSFISQHGGSNNAWTGTEHTCYFFDIYPNAFEKGLDRFSQFFTAPLFNEEALDKERQAVDSEYKLKLNEDGRRLYQVQKETINPAHPFSKFSVGNVETLADRNGKTIRDEILAFHRDQYSADIMTLAMIGPHELDELEQWAQEKFSDITNNQRITKSVDVPFVTEEHTKVMVRVEPVKEIRKLILSFPFPATHQHYHQKPLSYFANLLGYEGKGSLMLYLKELGWITSLSAGGGASGSNYREFSISMTLTPVGLEHVDEMIQSVFQYIELIKTHGMQEWRYLEKRAVMESAFQFQEPARQLEMVSHLVMNMQHYEADDVIYGDYKMAGFDEAMLAEYGSFFSTDNLKVTLVAKDQAYDREADWYFTPYSVTKFTEQEIAFFNQQPDNGELPFELPEKNPFINYDLSTYPLEGSEEHPQLIEDLDGFRLWHLQDSQFKVPKGVVFIAIDSPHSVASPRNIVMTRLCVEMFLDSLSEETYPAEVAGLSYDMYAHQGGVTLSISGFSKKQPQLLEMILKRFATREFNPARFESIKAQMMRGWRNSTKDRPISQLFNAMTGILQPNNPPNPVLLDALETISVDELPSFVQAILSELHIDMFVYGDWHKQGAHDIATTLKDALRIHNQKYEESLRPLVMLGRSGSFQKEVDCDQDDSAIVVYYQCEDINPRSIALYSLANHLMSATFFHEIRTKQQLGYMVGTGNMPLNRHPGIVLYVQSPKAAPADLIRSIDEFLNAVYMVLLELNDYQWHSSKKGLWNQISTPDTTLRGRAQRLWVAIGNKDTSFSQREKVLEELKSLTRADMIRFVVNELKPRTANRLIMHSQGKAHVDAAKLELGREIGSIEEFQLRPKDTDLG
- the sixA gene encoding phosphohistidine phosphatase SixA — encoded protein: MKVFIMRHGEAVHYAPTDEQRALTSHGKENSVVVARACKQQGYGRFDKVLVSPYLRAQQTWAAISSEFSSDDVVTSDDITPYGQAEDVVEFVSAIAEVENLESILLVSHLPLVGYLTAEFVGDISAPMFPTSGMVCIEYDVERRQGEVLWHIHP
- the smrB gene encoding endonuclease SmrB; amino-acid sequence: MSKKDTNADDDFALFRDAVQGVKKLQQDTIVQQPNRNKKQKEQKRTNREAKDAEFYFSDEFVPHLSDEGPTRYARDDVSTYEVKRLRRGVYVPDVFLDMHGMTQQEAKRELGAMIAHCVKENIHCACVMHGIGKHILKQKAPLWLAQHPDVMAFHQAPLEFGGDGALLVLLSIPEK